A DNA window from Bradyrhizobium sp. CCBAU 53421 contains the following coding sequences:
- a CDS encoding efflux RND transporter periplasmic adaptor subunit → MSFRMKYMGFAAMPVLAALLAGAWLTTRADGVVNAKAAQESAPQDVNVEQQYVALSDKQAASVKLMAVEQRSFRTLKNAVGSIDFNQNMLVQAFTSNPGRIVDTPLNVGDEVAKGDRLFTIDSPDLLQAESSLLAAAGVLELQTRTLARVRQLLKTGGGAQKDVDQATSDQQTAEGNYKAGRDAVRIFGKTDAEIDRIVADRKVDSILVVPSPISGRIIARNAAPGLFVQPGNAPAPYSLADISTMWMVANVIETDAPSYRIGQPVEVRVPAYPNEVFRGRVTTLGLNIDPNSHRQLVRSVIDDPQHKLRAGMLASFTIETEPPKLSVSVPLDAIVREGDGTMTVWVTTDGRKFDRRTVTTGMEQDGWRQILSGLGAGEKVASTGAIFLSNKFANAATG, encoded by the coding sequence ATGTCATTTCGAATGAAGTATATGGGCTTTGCGGCGATGCCGGTGCTGGCGGCGCTTCTCGCCGGCGCGTGGCTCACGACCCGCGCCGATGGCGTCGTGAATGCCAAGGCGGCCCAGGAGAGCGCGCCGCAGGACGTCAATGTCGAGCAGCAATACGTCGCGCTGAGCGACAAGCAGGCCGCCTCCGTGAAGCTGATGGCCGTGGAGCAACGTTCGTTCCGGACCCTGAAGAACGCGGTCGGCTCGATCGACTTCAACCAGAACATGCTGGTGCAGGCGTTCACCTCAAATCCCGGCAGGATCGTCGACACGCCGCTCAATGTCGGTGACGAGGTTGCGAAGGGCGACCGGCTGTTCACGATCGACAGCCCCGATCTGCTGCAGGCCGAGTCGTCGCTGCTCGCCGCGGCCGGCGTGCTCGAACTGCAGACCAGGACGCTGGCGCGGGTCCGGCAGCTCTTGAAGACCGGCGGCGGCGCGCAGAAGGACGTCGACCAGGCGACGTCGGATCAGCAGACCGCCGAGGGCAACTACAAGGCCGGGCGCGACGCAGTGCGCATCTTCGGCAAGACCGACGCCGAGATCGACCGCATCGTCGCCGACCGCAAGGTCGATTCGATCCTGGTGGTGCCGAGCCCGATCTCGGGCCGGATCATCGCGCGCAATGCCGCGCCGGGTCTCTTCGTGCAGCCCGGCAATGCCCCGGCGCCCTATTCGCTGGCCGACATCTCGACGATGTGGATGGTCGCCAATGTGATCGAGACCGATGCGCCGTCCTACCGGATCGGCCAGCCGGTCGAGGTGCGGGTGCCGGCCTATCCGAACGAGGTGTTTCGCGGCCGCGTGACGACGCTTGGACTCAACATCGATCCGAACTCGCACCGCCAGCTGGTGCGTTCGGTGATCGACGATCCCCAGCACAAGCTGCGCGCTGGCATGCTGGCGAGCTTCACCATCGAGACCGAGCCGCCAAAACTGTCGGTCAGCGTGCCCCTGGACGCCATCGTGCGCGAGGGCGACGGAACGATGACGGTTTGGGTCACGACCGACGGCCGCAAGTTCGACCGCCGCACGGTGACAACAGGCATGGAGCAGGATGGCTGGCGGCAGATCCTCAGCGGCCTCGGCGCCGGCGAGAAGGTCGCCTCCACCGGCGCGATCTTCCTCAGCAACAAGTTCGCCAATGCGGCGACCGGCTAG
- a CDS encoding SDR family NAD(P)-dependent oxidoreductase, which yields MRELAGKAAFVTGAASGIGLAMATAFAREGMKVMLADIETGALDKAVDGLRAGGADVHGVVCDVADPASVDRAAETSFSAFGKVHVVCNNAGVAGGGGIDPISVDDWRWVIDVNLMGVVHGVRSFLPHIRGHGEGGHIVNTASMAGMNAGLGVSPYSASKFAVVSLSEGLSAQLKPLGIGVSVLCPSYVRTRIGESGRNRPAQYGPARQLAPDSPAAALVAEIARRLEAGLDPAAVAARVVSAIHDDRLYVFTHPGMRAEVEDRFAAILAAMDAVSA from the coding sequence ATGCGGGAACTTGCCGGAAAAGCCGCGTTTGTCACCGGTGCGGCCAGCGGAATTGGCCTTGCCATGGCAACCGCGTTCGCGCGGGAAGGCATGAAGGTGATGCTCGCCGACATTGAAACCGGCGCGCTCGACAAGGCCGTCGATGGGCTACGGGCCGGCGGCGCCGATGTCCATGGCGTGGTCTGCGACGTCGCCGATCCCGCAAGCGTCGACCGCGCGGCAGAGACATCGTTCAGCGCCTTCGGCAAAGTCCATGTCGTCTGCAACAATGCCGGTGTCGCCGGTGGTGGCGGCATCGACCCGATCTCCGTCGACGACTGGCGCTGGGTGATCGACGTCAACCTGATGGGCGTCGTGCACGGCGTCAGGAGCTTCCTGCCGCACATCCGCGGCCATGGCGAGGGCGGCCATATCGTCAACACAGCGTCGATGGCCGGCATGAATGCCGGGCTCGGCGTCAGCCCGTATTCGGCGTCCAAATTCGCCGTCGTCAGCCTGTCCGAAGGGCTTTCGGCGCAACTGAAGCCGCTCGGGATCGGCGTCAGCGTGCTCTGTCCGAGCTATGTGCGGACCCGGATCGGCGAGAGCGGGCGCAACCGCCCGGCGCAGTACGGCCCGGCCCGCCAGCTTGCGCCTGACAGCCCGGCAGCCGCGCTCGTCGCCGAGATCGCGCGGCGCCTCGAGGCCGGTCTCGATCCGGCCGCGGTCGCGGCCCGCGTAGTGAGCGCGATTCACGACGACCGGCTCTATGTTTTCACCCACCCGGGGATGCGGGCCGAGGTCGAGGACCGTTTTGCGGCGATTTTGGCCGCGATGGATGCCGTTTCGGCCTAA
- a CDS encoding DUF2059 domain-containing protein, whose amino-acid sequence MKRFSGLLSAAALAAGLALAAAPAMAQQQLPPMPKVKQSTPAAIGYAKEILTMKNVAVMYSGAVPGIIEKTKTGLLQQYLNYQKDLDEVALVVAKQFAGGEKEIGEGMAQIYAAEFTEQELKDLVTFYKTPLGQKLLTAEPTAINGSLQYMQQWAQQFGVIVNGQFKAEMKKRGKDI is encoded by the coding sequence ATGAAGCGTTTTTCGGGACTTTTGTCGGCGGCGGCTCTGGCGGCCGGCCTCGCGCTCGCGGCCGCACCGGCGATGGCGCAGCAACAGCTGCCGCCGATGCCCAAGGTCAAGCAGTCGACCCCCGCGGCGATCGGGTACGCCAAGGAAATCCTGACCATGAAGAACGTGGCGGTGATGTATTCCGGCGCCGTTCCGGGAATCATCGAGAAGACCAAGACCGGTCTGCTGCAGCAGTATCTGAACTACCAGAAGGACCTCGACGAGGTGGCGCTGGTCGTCGCCAAGCAGTTCGCGGGCGGCGAGAAGGAGATCGGCGAAGGCATGGCGCAGATCTACGCCGCCGAGTTCACCGAGCAGGAGCTGAAGGATCTCGTGACGTTCTACAAGACGCCGCTCGGTCAGAAACTTTTGACCGCGGAGCCCACGGCAATCAACGGATCGCTGCAATATATGCAACAGTGGGCGCAGCAGTTCGGCGTGATCGTCAACGGCCAGTTCAAGGCCGAGATGAAGAAGCGCGGCAAGGATATCTGA
- the moaA gene encoding GTP 3',8-cyclase MoaA, with protein MNGSTQAHSDTLFRPMTDPFGRTIRYLRVSVTDRCDLRCFYCMSEDMTFLPKADLLTLEELDRLCSAFVAKGVRKIRLTGGEPLVRRNVMSLVRSLSRHLSTGALDELTLTTNGSQLARFAQELADCGVRRVNVSLDTLDPVKFRAITRWGDIDKVLSGIEAARSAGLAVKINAVALKNMNEDEIPALMQWAHAKGMGLTLIEVMPMGDIGEGRIDQYVPLSLLRARLEKHYTLTDLADDTGGPARYVRVAETGGKLGFITPMTHNFCESCNRVRITCTGTLHTCLGHEDASDLRRPLRASADNDLLAAAIDRAIGLKPKGHDFIIDRRHNRPSVSRHMSVTGG; from the coding sequence ATGAACGGATCCACGCAGGCGCATTCCGACACGCTGTTCCGTCCGATGACCGATCCGTTCGGCCGGACGATCCGTTACCTGCGCGTCTCCGTCACCGACCGCTGCGACCTGCGCTGCTTCTACTGCATGTCGGAAGACATGACCTTCCTGCCGAAGGCCGATCTCCTGACGCTGGAGGAACTCGACCGCCTGTGCTCGGCCTTCGTAGCCAAGGGCGTGCGCAAGATCCGCCTCACCGGCGGCGAGCCGCTGGTCCGCCGCAATGTGATGAGCCTGGTGCGTTCGCTGTCGCGCCACCTTTCGACCGGCGCACTCGACGAATTGACGCTGACCACCAACGGTTCGCAGCTCGCGCGCTTCGCACAGGAGCTGGCCGATTGCGGCGTGCGCCGGGTCAACGTCTCGCTCGACACGCTCGACCCCGTAAAATTCCGGGCCATCACCCGCTGGGGCGACATCGACAAGGTGCTGTCGGGCATCGAGGCGGCACGATCGGCGGGGCTTGCGGTCAAGATCAACGCGGTCGCGCTGAAGAACATGAACGAGGACGAGATTCCCGCGCTGATGCAATGGGCGCATGCCAAGGGCATGGGCCTGACCTTGATCGAGGTGATGCCGATGGGCGACATCGGCGAGGGCCGCATCGATCAGTACGTTCCGCTATCGCTGCTGCGCGCGCGGCTCGAAAAGCACTACACGCTGACCGATCTCGCCGACGACACCGGCGGCCCTGCCCGCTATGTCCGGGTCGCCGAGACCGGCGGCAAGCTCGGCTTCATCACGCCGATGACCCACAATTTCTGCGAATCCTGCAACCGGGTGCGGATCACCTGCACCGGCACGCTGCACACCTGCCTCGGCCATGAGGACGCTTCCGACCTGCGCCGGCCGCTGCGCGCCTCCGCCGACAACGACCTGCTGGCGGCGGCCATCGACCGGGCCATCGGGCTGAAGCCGAAGGGGCACGACTTCATCATCGACCGCCGCCACAACCGCCCGAGCGTCAGCCGCCACATGAGCGTGACCGGCGGCTAG
- a CDS encoding TRAP transporter large permease subunit has translation MITLEMMPPLMFGGLIIAMLIGYPVAFTLAAVGLSFGFLSIYLGFFDLNFLQAIPGRIFGSVLSNELLLAIPFFTFMGAILERCGLAEDMLDSMGQLFGPIRGGLGYSVIIVGFILGAITGTVAAQVIAMALISMPVMIRYGYNIRYITGVLAASGTITQLVPPSLVLIVLADQLGKSVGDMYLGAWGPSVFQILLFAGYTFLLGIFKPSHVPAVPIEARTLTGWALWKKCLLGIIPSAVLIFVVLGTMMMGLATPTEAGAMGAVGAIVLAAIHHKDFSATGRKVLIIGVIAGGIGTIIAMLYSENLIFRLAFAITYLAVVWICLEAVKIPDLRDLIKQGYETTMRITCMVTFILIGSTCFSVVFLGVSGGTWLEHHLTSLPGGVWGFLIFINIFIFFLAFFLDFFEIAFIILPMIAPIAQKVLAPVVGPDAALIWFGVMLCVNMQTSFLHPPFGFALFYLRGVAPKEVKSSDIYWGAMPWIGLQAIMVALVIAFPVVVTGLLDKPLDVDLNKVKIEVPQIELPPLDFGQPKQ, from the coding sequence ATGATCACGCTGGAGATGATGCCGCCGCTGATGTTCGGCGGCCTGATCATTGCAATGCTGATCGGCTATCCGGTGGCGTTCACGCTCGCCGCGGTCGGCCTGTCGTTCGGGTTCCTCTCGATCTATCTCGGCTTCTTCGACCTCAACTTCCTGCAGGCGATCCCGGGCCGCATCTTCGGCAGCGTGCTGTCCAACGAGCTGCTGCTCGCGATCCCGTTCTTCACCTTCATGGGCGCGATATTGGAGCGATGCGGGCTCGCCGAGGACATGCTGGATTCGATGGGCCAGCTGTTCGGCCCGATCCGCGGCGGCCTCGGCTATTCCGTGATCATCGTCGGCTTCATCCTCGGCGCCATCACCGGCACGGTGGCGGCGCAGGTGATCGCGATGGCGCTGATCTCGATGCCGGTGATGATCCGCTACGGCTACAACATCCGCTACATCACGGGCGTGCTTGCCGCCTCCGGCACCATCACGCAGCTTGTCCCTCCCTCTCTCGTCCTGATCGTGCTCGCCGACCAGCTCGGCAAGTCGGTCGGCGACATGTATCTCGGCGCCTGGGGCCCGTCGGTGTTCCAGATCCTGCTGTTCGCCGGCTACACCTTCCTGCTTGGCATCTTCAAGCCGAGCCATGTGCCTGCGGTGCCGATCGAGGCGCGCACGCTGACCGGCTGGGCGCTGTGGAAGAAGTGCCTGCTCGGCATCATCCCCTCCGCGGTGTTGATCTTCGTCGTGCTCGGCACCATGATGATGGGCCTTGCGACCCCGACGGAAGCCGGCGCCATGGGCGCGGTCGGCGCCATCGTGCTCGCCGCGATCCACCACAAGGATTTCAGCGCGACCGGCCGCAAGGTGCTCATCATCGGCGTGATCGCCGGCGGCATCGGCACCATCATCGCGATGCTCTACAGCGAGAACCTGATCTTCAGGCTCGCGTTTGCGATCACCTATCTCGCGGTGGTCTGGATCTGCCTCGAAGCGGTCAAGATCCCGGACCTGCGCGACCTGATCAAGCAGGGCTACGAGACCACCATGCGCATCACCTGCATGGTCACCTTCATCCTGATCGGGTCGACCTGCTTCTCGGTGGTGTTCCTCGGCGTGTCCGGCGGCACCTGGCTGGAGCACCATCTGACCTCGCTGCCCGGCGGCGTCTGGGGCTTCCTGATCTTCATCAACATCTTCATCTTCTTCCTGGCGTTCTTCCTCGATTTCTTCGAGATCGCCTTCATCATCCTGCCGATGATCGCGCCGATCGCGCAGAAGGTGCTGGCGCCGGTGGTCGGCCCCGACGCCGCGCTGATCTGGTTCGGCGTGATGCTCTGCGTCAACATGCAGACCTCGTTCCTTCATCCGCCGTTCGGCTTCGCGCTGTTCTACCTGCGCGGTGTGGCGCCAAAGGAAGTGAAGAGCTCCGACATCTACTGGGGCGCGATGCCCTGGATCGGGTTGCAGGCGATCATGGTGGCGCTGGTGATCGCGTTCCCGGTCGTCGTCACCGGACTGCTCGACAAGCCGCTCGACGTCGACCTCAACAAGGTCAAGATCGAGGTGCCGCAGATCGAGCTGCCGCCGCTCGATTTCGGGCAACCCAAGCAGTAG
- a CDS encoding HAD hydrolase-like protein has protein sequence MSASSPPIIVFDLDGTLVDTAPDLISALNFVLDREGLRPVPLSAARSMIGAGARKLLERGLEVDGRVVSLADLDRLTADFIDYYAEHIADGSRPFDGLEPALDRLAAKGHLLAVCTNKLEWLSKLLLDRLGLTPRFAAICGQDTFGVAKPDPAFLRETVARAGGKLPGAIMVGDAGPDVGVARRASVPVIGVDFGYTDVPMTELKPDRLISHMRDLPDAVASLGAA, from the coding sequence ATGTCCGCCTCTTCTCCCCCCATCATCGTGTTCGATCTCGACGGCACGCTGGTCGACACCGCGCCTGACCTGATCAGCGCGCTGAATTTTGTGCTCGACCGCGAAGGCCTGCGGCCGGTTCCGCTGTCGGCGGCCCGCAGCATGATCGGCGCCGGCGCGCGCAAGCTGCTTGAGCGCGGGCTCGAGGTGGACGGACGCGTGGTCAGCCTCGCCGACCTCGATCGCCTGACCGCGGATTTCATCGACTATTACGCCGAGCACATCGCCGACGGGTCGCGCCCGTTCGACGGGCTCGAGCCCGCGCTCGACCGGCTTGCGGCCAAGGGCCATCTCCTTGCGGTCTGCACCAACAAGCTGGAGTGGCTGTCGAAGCTGCTGCTCGACCGGCTCGGATTGACCCCGCGCTTTGCCGCGATCTGCGGCCAGGACACGTTCGGGGTCGCGAAACCCGATCCGGCGTTCCTGCGCGAGACGGTCGCGCGCGCAGGCGGAAAGCTGCCCGGGGCCATCATGGTCGGCGATGCCGGTCCCGATGTCGGGGTCGCCCGGCGCGCCAGCGTCCCGGTGATCGGGGTCGATTTCGGCTATACTGACGTCCCGATGACCGAGCTGAAGCCGGACCGGCTGATCAGCCATATGCGCGATCTGCCGGACGCCGTCGCCAGCCTCGGCGCCGCATAA
- the rpiA gene encoding ribose-5-phosphate isomerase RpiA, with the protein MDMDALKRQAAARALEEVRDGMKLGLGTGSTAKHFVELLGEKVRSGMKVIGVPTSEATRADAIRCGIPLTTLDDIDHLDLTIDGADEIDPALNLIKGGGGALLREKIVAAASDRMIVIADDSKWVDVLGRFPLPVEVIPFGLAATQAAMARAFAQAGVSGQMIVRKGKDGHVFVTDGGHWIVDAHLGRIGDPPRLAGLLSVIPGVVEHGLFIGLGSVAVLAGAQGIRVVERR; encoded by the coding sequence GTGGACATGGACGCACTGAAACGCCAGGCGGCGGCGCGCGCGCTCGAAGAGGTGCGCGACGGCATGAAGCTCGGGCTCGGCACCGGATCGACCGCCAAGCACTTCGTCGAGCTGCTCGGCGAGAAGGTCCGGTCAGGCATGAAGGTGATCGGCGTGCCGACCTCGGAGGCGACCCGGGCGGACGCGATCCGCTGCGGCATTCCGCTGACCACGCTGGACGACATCGATCATCTCGACCTCACCATCGACGGCGCCGACGAGATCGACCCAGCGCTCAATCTGATCAAGGGCGGCGGCGGCGCGCTGCTGCGCGAGAAGATCGTGGCGGCGGCCAGCGACCGCATGATCGTGATCGCCGACGACAGCAAATGGGTCGACGTGCTCGGCCGCTTCCCGCTGCCGGTCGAGGTGATCCCGTTCGGGCTCGCCGCGACCCAGGCCGCGATGGCGCGGGCGTTCGCACAGGCCGGCGTGTCCGGCCAGATGATCGTCCGCAAGGGCAAGGACGGTCACGTTTTTGTCACCGATGGCGGCCACTGGATCGTCGATGCGCATCTCGGCCGGATCGGCGACCCGCCGCGTCTTGCCGGTTTGCTCAGCGTGATTCCGGGCGTGGTCGAACACGGCCTGTTCATCGGGCTCGGCAGCGTCGCCGTGCTGGCCGGCGCACAGGGAATTCGGGTTGTTGAACGGCGATAG
- a CDS encoding M20/M25/M40 family metallo-hydrolase has protein sequence MPQKRPARSFVRPLIISFGLALAAAVAHAAPAADIRALAQQEQQPLLDTLRDLVQIESGSKDIDGLNQIAARIAGQLKELGGTVDILQTTDIYRLDDTPEKIGPAVQAVFKGTGSAKIMLIAHMDTVYLKGMLKDQPFRVDGDKAYGLGIADDKQGIATILHSVALLQKLNFKDYGTLTVLINGDEEISSPGWRSTITRVASEQDAVFSFEGSDASGTLRLATSGIGSAYLTVHGKSSHAGARPEGGVNALYELSHQVLQMKDLSKLEQGLKLNWTVSKSGTNRNVIPAEATAQADARALKVSDFDELETALQDKIKNRLLPDSKVEVKFEVRRPPLEASDAARRVAGHGKTIYQELGMPLNVAERATGGGTDAAFAALKTKGAVVEGMGLSGFGAHSNDAEYVQINSIVPRLYLTTRMIMDLSDGKVK, from the coding sequence ATGCCCCAGAAGCGTCCCGCCCGCTCGTTCGTTCGCCCGCTGATCATATCGTTTGGTTTGGCGCTTGCCGCAGCTGTCGCGCACGCGGCACCGGCGGCCGACATTCGCGCACTGGCACAACAGGAGCAGCAGCCGCTGCTCGACACCCTTCGCGACCTCGTGCAGATCGAATCCGGCAGCAAGGATATCGACGGCCTCAACCAGATCGCCGCGCGCATCGCCGGCCAGCTCAAAGAGCTCGGCGGCACAGTGGATATCCTGCAGACCACCGACATCTACCGGCTGGACGACACGCCCGAGAAGATCGGCCCGGCCGTGCAGGCCGTCTTCAAGGGCACCGGCAGCGCGAAGATCATGCTGATCGCGCACATGGACACGGTGTATCTCAAGGGCATGCTGAAGGACCAACCCTTCCGCGTCGATGGCGACAAGGCCTACGGCCTCGGCATCGCCGACGACAAGCAGGGCATCGCCACCATCCTCCACAGCGTGGCGCTGCTGCAGAAGCTGAACTTCAAGGATTACGGCACGCTCACGGTGCTGATCAACGGCGACGAGGAGATCTCTTCGCCCGGCTGGCGCAGCACCATCACCCGCGTCGCCTCAGAGCAGGATGCCGTGTTCTCGTTCGAAGGCAGCGACGCCAGCGGTACGCTCCGCCTCGCCACCAGCGGCATCGGTTCGGCTTATCTCACTGTGCACGGCAAGTCGTCGCATGCGGGCGCGAGGCCCGAAGGCGGCGTGAATGCGCTCTATGAGCTGTCGCACCAGGTGCTGCAGATGAAGGACCTGTCGAAGCTCGAGCAGGGCCTGAAGCTGAACTGGACGGTTTCCAAGTCCGGCACCAACCGCAACGTGATCCCCGCCGAAGCCACCGCCCAGGCCGATGCGCGTGCGCTCAAGGTGTCCGACTTCGACGAACTCGAGACGGCGCTGCAGGACAAGATCAAGAACCGTCTGCTGCCCGACTCCAAGGTGGAGGTGAAGTTCGAGGTACGCCGCCCGCCACTCGAAGCCAGCGACGCCGCGCGCCGCGTGGCCGGCCACGGCAAGACGATCTATCAGGAACTCGGCATGCCGCTGAACGTCGCCGAGCGGGCCACCGGCGGCGGCACCGACGCCGCGTTTGCCGCCCTCAAGACCAAGGGAGCCGTGGTTGAAGGCATGGGCCTCTCCGGCTTCGGCGCGCACTCCAACGATGCCGAGTATGTGCAGATCAACAGCATAGTGCCGCGGCTGTATCTGACCACGCGCATGATCATGGACCTGTCCGACGGCAAGGTGAAGTAA
- a CDS encoding HAMP domain-containing sensor histidine kinase, with protein sequence MFRFTSLTSRIVFLHIVAVAVAAIFLPLLLLWLLNSEINQLHREAMRDQAADLGQNLAVDSAGKVQLNLPDSLKGLYSDAYGRYRYDIYDADDNLLFSSHRGAPRLPALADRISGASVTQLVGGQTLRIQVAEDLSHRDVIIDDIVSNFFRRVGWITIPILLILLATDILIFRRAVIPLLQASEEARSIGPARTDIRLPTDGIPSEILPLVTAVNQAFDRLEEGFHVQRQFTADAAHQLRTPLAILRTRIETLDVAKGTRELHADIESMSRIVSQLLEIAELDTLVLDPGETADLRAVCAEVVGSIAPYALAQRKDIALRGTDGPVRVKGNAEMLQRAIFNLAENAIKYTADATSVDVEVHEDGSVQVRDCGPGIAPAEQGLVFQRFWRGDRQRHRTDGAGLGLSIVRGVVDDHDATIKVENLPSGGAQFTLSFRLAKTEPATA encoded by the coding sequence GTGTTCCGCTTCACGTCGCTGACCTCGCGGATCGTGTTCCTGCACATCGTGGCGGTCGCGGTCGCTGCGATCTTCCTACCGCTGCTGCTGCTGTGGCTGTTGAATTCGGAGATCAACCAGCTGCATCGCGAGGCGATGCGCGATCAGGCCGCCGATCTCGGCCAGAACCTCGCGGTCGATTCGGCGGGCAAGGTGCAGCTCAACCTGCCAGACAGCCTGAAGGGGCTCTATTCCGACGCTTATGGCCGCTACCGCTACGACATCTACGATGCGGACGACAATCTGCTGTTCTCGTCGCATCGTGGAGCGCCGCGACTGCCGGCCTTGGCCGACCGGATTTCCGGCGCCAGCGTCACCCAGCTTGTCGGCGGCCAGACGCTGCGCATCCAGGTCGCCGAGGACCTGTCGCATCGCGACGTCATCATCGATGACATCGTCTCCAATTTCTTCCGGCGGGTTGGCTGGATCACCATCCCGATCCTGCTGATCCTGCTGGCGACCGACATCCTGATCTTCCGCCGCGCCGTGATTCCACTGCTGCAGGCTTCGGAGGAGGCCAGGAGCATCGGGCCGGCCAGGACCGACATCCGCCTCCCCACGGACGGGATTCCGAGCGAGATCCTGCCGCTGGTGACCGCCGTCAACCAGGCCTTCGATCGTCTGGAGGAGGGGTTTCACGTGCAACGCCAGTTCACCGCCGATGCCGCGCATCAGCTGCGCACTCCGCTCGCGATCCTGAGGACGCGGATCGAGACGCTCGATGTCGCGAAGGGGACCAGGGAGCTGCATGCCGACATCGAGAGCATGAGCCGTATCGTCAGCCAGCTGCTCGAGATCGCCGAGCTCGACACGCTGGTGCTCGACCCCGGCGAGACCGCGGATCTTCGCGCGGTGTGCGCCGAGGTGGTCGGCTCGATCGCGCCGTACGCACTGGCGCAGCGGAAGGACATCGCGCTGCGCGGCACCGACGGTCCGGTGCGGGTCAAGGGCAATGCCGAGATGCTGCAGCGCGCGATCTTCAATCTGGCGGAGAACGCCATCAAGTACACGGCAGACGCGACCTCGGTCGATGTCGAGGTGCATGAGGACGGTTCGGTGCAGGTGCGCGACTGCGGGCCCGGGATTGCGCCCGCCGAGCAGGGCCTGGTGTTCCAGCGCTTCTGGCGAGGCGATCGCCAGCGCCACCGCACCGACGGGGCAGGGCTCGGGCTCTCGATCGTCCGCGGCGTCGTCGACGATCACGACGCGACGATCAAGGTCGAGAACCTGCCGTCCGGCGGAGCCCAGTTCACGCTGAGCTTCCGCCTCGCCAAGACGGAGCCGGCGACGGCCTGA
- a CDS encoding TRAP transporter small permease subunit, whose amino-acid sequence MRPMLALSQAIDRLNEKIGTICNLLVLIACLVSAGNAMIRYAFSYSSNGWLEAQWYMFAILVMFGASYTFKRNEHVRVEILYLMLSERGQLWLDMIGTLFFLIPACLLLAYLSWPFFHQAYAVGEMSGNAGGLLRWPIKFVIPSGFVMLALQGVSEVIKRIAALQGYVTIDAKYERPTQ is encoded by the coding sequence ATGCGCCCAATGTTGGCACTGAGTCAGGCCATCGACCGACTCAACGAGAAGATCGGCACCATCTGCAATCTGCTCGTGCTGATCGCCTGCCTGGTCAGCGCCGGCAATGCCATGATCCGCTACGCGTTCAGCTACTCCTCGAACGGCTGGCTCGAGGCGCAGTGGTACATGTTCGCGATCCTCGTGATGTTCGGCGCCTCCTACACCTTCAAGCGCAACGAGCATGTCCGCGTCGAGATCCTCTATCTGATGCTGTCCGAACGCGGCCAGCTCTGGCTCGACATGATCGGCACATTGTTCTTCCTGATCCCGGCCTGCCTGCTGCTCGCCTATTTGTCCTGGCCGTTCTTCCACCAGGCCTATGCGGTCGGCGAGATGAGCGGCAATGCCGGCGGCCTCTTACGCTGGCCGATCAAGTTCGTTATCCCGTCCGGCTTCGTGATGCTTGCGTTGCAAGGCGTCTCCGAGGTGATCAAGCGGATCGCCGCGCTGCAGGGCTATGTGACCATCGACGCGAAGTATGAGAGGCCGACGCAATGA
- a CDS encoding response regulator transcription factor: protein MRLLIVEDNAELSRLLASGLMAAGYESDIVNSVAEARDALRSVSYAAMILDLSLPDGDGLSVLSELRRRNDPLPVLVLTARNGLQDRVSGLRSGADDYLAKPFALEELVARLEAILRRPGQLLGSSLKLANLVYDTESKQVFVDGAPHVFSARETSVLEILLRRQGRVVPKKNVEDHIFGLSGEVASNAVEVYVSRLRKLLSEHRAKVIIHTIRGVGYLMAEEK from the coding sequence ATGCGCCTTCTGATCGTCGAGGACAATGCGGAGCTATCGAGACTGCTCGCCAGCGGGCTGATGGCGGCGGGATACGAGTCCGATATCGTCAACAGCGTTGCCGAAGCGCGCGATGCGCTGCGCAGCGTCAGCTATGCCGCCATGATCCTCGACCTCAGTCTGCCCGACGGTGATGGCCTGTCGGTGCTGTCGGAGCTTCGTCGCAGGAACGACCCGTTGCCGGTCCTGGTGCTGACCGCGCGCAACGGTCTGCAGGATCGGGTCAGCGGGCTGCGCAGCGGCGCGGACGATTATCTGGCGAAGCCGTTCGCGCTGGAAGAGCTGGTGGCGCGGCTCGAAGCCATCCTGCGCCGGCCCGGCCAGCTGCTCGGCTCGTCGCTGAAGCTCGCCAATCTCGTCTACGACACCGAGAGCAAGCAGGTGTTCGTCGACGGCGCGCCGCATGTCTTTTCCGCGCGTGAGACGTCGGTGCTGGAGATCCTGCTGCGGCGCCAGGGGCGGGTTGTGCCGAAGAAGAATGTCGAGGATCACATCTTCGGTCTGTCGGGCGAGGTCGCCTCGAATGCGGTCGAGGTTTACGTGTCGCGGCTGCGCAAGCTGCTCAGCGAGCACCGCGCCAAGGTCATCATCCACACTATTCGGGGCGTCGGCTATCTGATGGCGGAGGAGAAATAG